The proteins below are encoded in one region of Rana temporaria chromosome 2, aRanTem1.1, whole genome shotgun sequence:
- the LOC120926339 gene encoding small EDRK-rich factor 2-like has protein sequence MTRGNQRELARAKNLKKTQDKMKKSEDGLSAAARKERDAQIMQQKQKKATEKKDEPK, from the coding sequence ATGACTCGTGGAAACCAGCGTGAGCTTGCTCGAGCAAAGAATCTAAAGAAAACTCAGGATAAGATGAAGAAGTCTGAGGATGGATTATCCGCTGCTGCACGGAAGGAGAGAGATGCTCAGATAATGCAGCAAAAACAGAAAAAGGCTACGGAGAAAAAAGACGAGCCAAAATAG